The following coding sequences are from one Nicotiana tabacum cultivar K326 chromosome 1, ASM71507v2, whole genome shotgun sequence window:
- the LOC107813621 gene encoding protein SEH1 has translation MDKPIINLDKGTTCTAWNYSGQRLAAGSTDGNLSIFDSTDPASSVFSCSSKFKVHESSIVKIIWAPPEYGDAVACICSDGSLLLWEEVVEDSELLQWKLCKCFDRISSQVLDVKFGVSKTSLKLVAAYSDGQVKVFELLDPFELKNWQLQAEFQNVIESVSKFGNVSCRSASIAWNPLKGEIQQSSFVLGFNSDMPQMNSSKVWEFDQDHQRWLPVAELALPADKGDPVSTVAWAPNIGRPYELIAVSTFKEIAIWHVGSNPDPDGRLSVEKVATHSTHDSEVWQMEWDMSGMTLATTGSDDVVRLWQSDLNGVWHEQAVLEPTS, from the exons ATGGATAAACCTATTATAAATCTGGACAAAGGTACAACATGTACTGCTTGGAATTATTCGGGTCAGAGATTAGCAGCTGGTTCTACTGATGGCAATTTGTCCATCTTTGATTCTACTGACCCTGCTTCTTCTGTTTTTAGTTGCTCTTCTAAATTTAAG GTGCATGAATCCAGCATTGTAAAAATTATTTGGGCTCCACCAGAATATGGAGATGCAGTTGCATGCATTTGTTCTGATGGAAGTTTGTTGTTGTGGGAAGAGGTGGTTGAAG ATTCAGAGCTGCTTCAGTGGAAGCTGTGCAAATGCTTTGACAGAATCTCATCTCAAGTTCTGGATGTTAAGTTTGGAGTCTCCAAGACAAGTCTGAAATTG GTTGCCGCATATTCAGATGGCCAAGTAAAAGTGTTTGAGCTCCTAGATCCATTTGAATTGAAGAACTGGCAGCTACAG GCTGAATTTCAGAATGTCATTGAATCTGTATCTAAATTTGGAAACGTCTCATGCCGATCTGCTTCTATTGCTTGGAATCCTTTAAAAGGAGAAATTCAGCAATCAAGCTTTGTTTTGGGTTTTAATTCCGACATGCCACAAATGAACTCCTCCAAG GTTTGGGAATTCGATCAGGATCATCAGAGATGGCTTCCAGTTGCGGAATTAGCTTTACCTGCAGATAAAGGCGATCCAGTCTCTACAGTTGCATGGGCACCGAATATTGGAAG GCCGTACGAGTTAATAGCAGTTTCTACTTTCAAGGAAATTGCAATATGGCATGTTGGATCAAATCCTGACCCCGATGGAAGGCTCTCGGTGGAGAAGGTTGCCACACACTCTACTCATGACAGCGAG GTATGGCAGATGGAATGGGACATGAGCGGGATGACACTTGCTACTACTGGAAGCGATGATGTAGTTCGCTTGTGGCAGTCTGACTTGAATGGGGTTTGGCATGAACAAGCGGTATTAGAGCCCACAAGCTAG
- the LOC107813611 gene encoding putative WRKY transcription factor 41 encodes MDCGFNWEYNSLINELIQGMEHTKQLRAYFSSTVSSDKIQELHLHMQIILSSFENSLSILKWTDSITQTPQVVVAPPPSISVDEISPKTDDLNGNFKDNDQDLRYVSKKRKQLPTWTEQVRVSAENGFEGPTDDGYSWRKYGQKDILGAKYPRSYYRCTYRLMQNCWATKQVQRSDDDPALFEITYKGSHTCNQAFNSAAQPTSPEKHEFKKQANNPKIVQSNQMLANLQANLRVNTNDLNKKETTCSFPFSPTFSGFVDENLHFQVSQVDDNLVGGYSPSFVSPTTPESSYFSLPSCQMNGSRRIHSLHHSESDLPDLFSANTSSTSSPIVGLEFPLEHVELDPNFPFDNSEFFR; translated from the exons atgGATTGTGGTTTCAATTGGGAATACAATTCATTAATCAATGAATTAATACAAGGGATGGAACATACTAAACAACTTAGAGCTTATTTCAGCTCTACAGTTTCTTCTGATAAAATTCAAGAATTGCATTTACATATGCAAAttattctttcttcatttgaGAATTCTCTGTCAATTCTCAAATGGACTGATTCAATAACACAAACCCCACAAGTTGTAGTAGCTCCTCCACCTTCTATTTCTGTTGATGAAATTAGTCCTAAAACTGATGACTTGAATGGAAATTTCAAAGATAATGATCAAGACCTGAGATATGTTTCAAAGAAGAG AAAACAGTTGCCAACATGGACAGAACAAGTCAGAGTTAGTGCAGAAAATGGATTTGAAGGGCCTACTGATGATGGATATAGTTGGAGAAAGTATGGACAAAAAGACATTCTTGGTGCTAAATATCCCAG GAGTTACTACAGATGCACATATAGACTAATGCAAAACTGTTGGGCAACAAAGCAAGTGCAGAGATCTGATGATGATCCTGCACTATTTGAAATCACATACAAAGGTTCACATACTTGCAACCAAGCATTTAACTCTGCTGCACAACCAACATCACCAGAGAAACATGAATTCAAGAAACAAGCCAACAATCCAAAAATAGTACAATCAAACCAGATGCTCGCGAACTTACAAGCAAATTTGAGAGTGAATACTAATGACTTGAACAAGAAAGAGACAACATGTTCCTTCCCATTTTCACCTACATTCTCTGGTTTCGTAGACGAAAACCTGCATTTTCAAGTGTCTCAAGTTGATGACAATTTGGTAGGAGGTTATTCGCCGTCATTCGTCTCTCCTACAACCCCAGAATCAAGCTACTTCTCATTACCTAGCTGCCAAATGAATGGTTCGCGACGAATTCACAGCTTACACCATTCAGAATCAGATCTTCCTGATTTATTCTCTGCCAACACTTCATCAACAAGCTCTCCAATTGTTGGCTTGGAGTTTCCACTTGAACATGTGGAGTTAGATCCAAATTTCCCATTTGATAACTCAGAGTTTTTCAGATAA